A region of Haliotis asinina isolate JCU_RB_2024 chromosome 7, JCU_Hal_asi_v2, whole genome shotgun sequence DNA encodes the following proteins:
- the LOC137290992 gene encoding uncharacterized protein — protein MPFHFPAVIDLNVGGRHLTTSLSTLTKYPDSMLAAMFSGRQSVKKDKDDRYFIDVDGDVFAHVLNFLRFETMPPPEAAAEVRKYADYFGLDVLKEGISSIQDNGQTLYGIWRSNCLSKVTNYARYWEEVKSQLKQLYFDSRYVCLTTKAGRCTCGTSVPCSLDFLQCPKITVHLDHTDEYRYKSVLHLLAHDMQRLGNFIFERDVNDNCNYNIGVLFRIK, from the exons ATGCCTTTTCAC TTCCCTGCTGTCATCGACTTAAACGTTGGAGGACGACATCTAACCACGTCCCTCTCCACCCTCACCAAGTACCCGGACTCGATGCTGGCCGCCATGTTTAGTGGAAGGCAGTCAGTGAAAAAAGACAAAGATGACCGCTACTTCATCGATGTAGACGGAGACGTGTTTGCCCACGTCCTCAACTTTCTGAGATTTGAGACAATGCCTCCCCCCGAAGCAGCTGCAGAAGTTCGGAAGTATGCAGATTATTTTGGGTTAGATGTCCTGAAGGAAGGTATTTCAAGCATCCAAGACAACGGACAGACACTCTATGGCATATGGAGGAGCAACTGTTTATCAAAAGTTACCAATTATGCCCGTTACTGGGAAGAAGTGAAAAGTCAACTGAAACAATTATACTTTGATTCTAGGTATGTTTGTCTCACTACAAAGGCAGGACGCTGTACATGTGGAACTTCTGTTCCTTGTAGTCTGGACTTCTTACAATGTCCAAAGATTACAGTACATCTCGATCACACTGATGAATATAGATATAAATCTGTGCTACATCTTCTGGCACATGACATGCAGCGTCTGGGCAACTTCATTTTTGAAAGAGACGTAAACGACAATTGTAACTATAACATCGGAGTCCTGTTCCGAATAAAGTGA
- the LOC137290995 gene encoding BTB/POZ domain-containing protein KCTD7-like: MEFPEIIDLNVGGRHLSTRVSTLTKYPSSRLADMFSGKYAVPQDKDGRFFIDADGEVFVHILNFLRHDILPPADRATAVHKYANMYGIEQLSAKLIRWGPVLKQALRDKWKREIDGYDDCLNQVREGLIASRYQRGHLYIQFTDSSQHIFSSCKVAGIPDGHQVINVKYSSNKTDGSSLVAFLNDDLKRVGVYLQPGEFRPEPECGCRVALHYMIKSE; this comes from the exons ATGGAG TTCCCTGAAATCATTGATCTAAATGTGGGTGGACGACACCTCAGCACCCGTGTTTCAACTCTCACCAAGTACCCGAGTTCCAGGTTGGCCGATATGTTCAGTGGAAAGTATGCTGTTCCACAAGACAAAGATGGCCGCTTCTTCATAGATGCGGATGGAGAAGTTTTCGTGCACATCCTCAACTTCCTGAGGCACGATATACTGCCCCCAGCCGACCGAGCTACTGCTGTACATAAGTACGCAAACATGTATGGCATTGAGCAGTTAAGTGCTAAACTTATAAGATGGGGACCAGTCTTGAAACAGGCTTTGAGAGACAAGTGGAAACGAGAGATCGATGGATATGATGACTGTTTGAATCAGGTGCGAGAAGGGTTGATCGCAAGTCGGTATCAAAGAGGTCATCTGTACATCCAGTTTACGGATTCATCTCAACACATATTCTCCTCGTGCAAGGTGGCTGGTATTCCTGACGGACATCAGGTCATCAACGTAAAATATTCTTCCAACAAAACGGACGGTAGCAGTCTTGTGGCCTTCCTCAATGATGATCTGAAGCGTGTGGGCGTTTACCTACAGCCGGGAGAATTCCGCCCAGAACCTGAGTGTGGCTGTCGCGTGGCTCTTCACTACATGATAAAATCTGAGTAG
- the LOC137290993 gene encoding BTB/POZ domain-containing protein KCTD7-like yields MEFPEIIDLNVGGRHLTTRVSTLTKYPSSRLADMFSGKYAIPQDKGGRFFIDADGEVFVHILNFLRHDILPPPDQATAVHKYANMFGIEQLSAKLIRWGPVLKQSLRDKWKREIDGYDDCLNQVREGLIASRYQRGHLYIQFTDSSQHIFSSCKVAGIPDGHQVINVKYSSNKTDGSSLVAFLNDDLKRMGVYLQPGEFRPEPECGCRVALHYMIKSE; encoded by the exons ATGGAG TTCCCTGAAATCATTGATCTAAATGTGGGCGGACGACACCTCACCACCCGTGTTTCAACTCTCACCAAGTACCCGAGTTCCAGGTTGGCCGATATGTTCAGTGGAAAGTATGCTATTCCACAAGACAAAGGTGGCCGCTTCTTCATCGATGCGGATGGAGAAGTTTTCGTCCACATCCTCAACTTCCTGAGGCACGATATACTGCCCCCACCAGACCAAGCTACTGCTGTACATAAGTACGCAAACATGTTTGGCATTGAGCAGTTAAGTGCTAAACTTATAAGATGGGGACCAGTCTTGAAACAGTCTTTGAGAGACAAGTGGAAACGAGAGATCGATGGATATGATGACTGTTTGAATCAGGTGCGAGAAGGATTGATCGCAAGTCGGTATCAAAGAGGTCATCTGTACATCCAGTTTACGGATTCCTCTCAACACATATTCTCCTCGTGCAAGGTGGCTGGTATTCCTGACGGACATCAGGTCATCAACGTAAAATATTCTTCCAACAAAACGGACGGTAGCAGTCTTGTGGCCTTCCTCAATGACGATCTGAAGCGTATGGGCGTTTACCTACAGCCGGGAGAATTCCGCCCAGAACCTGAGTGTGGCTGTCGCGTGGCTCTGCACTACATGATAAAATCTGAGTAG